TGTTTTCCCttaaaataaatttctttttagAATATTAGATGATTTCATTAATAATACCATAAGATAGTACAAAGGATGACTGAAAAGAAAATCCAAACTCAATGTGAATATTAAGAACAAAAGCTGAATCTTATAAAAGATACGTTGTCCAAAGAGTATCAAAGGAAGTAAAAAAGCAAAACACAAGTGAGCCTCAATAAAAACCTTCTCGAAAAAAATCACCTAGGACAAAACTTTAGAGTAAGAAAAAGAGGACACACATGACACAGACTAGAAATTAGAAGAACTCGTTTGGAAATGCTGCAAAAATGATTGAAATCGctttttagaaaaaatgttGTTGGATTCCAAAAGaacttgaagtgcttcttgcAGGATGCACCTTAAGTGTTTTTCCATGATtcatttgcatttttattaagaattgattctaaaaaaaatttcaataaaagtattgtcaattattttaaaaatactttcaaaCGAGTCCGAAAACACCAAGGCTTCTTCTATCCACACTTCACATTGTTGCTCAGTGTTAGTATCATTCTCctacaacaaaataataaaataaaattggaaatatagaaagcataaaaacattaaaaaccCAAGTAACCAAAAAAGTTAAAACGATAAAATTAGTGATTCGgatcaaaataaagaaaaaacatacaCTTGATAAAAGAACTAACCTCTTCGCAAACGTTTGGCACATACAATGAGCCCTTTTTCTTATCACAGCACGCTATGCGGGAGTTTAAAAGAATTGTGACTATAAACTACATAAGACATATTACATCAATGGTTGAACTATTAAATTCGTTAAGTAGTGTAGGTATCAAACTTAAGtataaaaatatacaaaaaaaatgcaACACGTTTCTTGATCGCATTTAAACACATCTATTCTATAATCGTATTCGTAGAATCATTTTTTCTATGTGCGGGCAATaaactctttctttcttctttctaatCAAACACttctaaagttttattttttgttgtgattATACTTGCATGGAATCAATTTCAACACGCCCTTTTTTCTTCGGATGCACACTATTTTAGACTgttagtttaaataaagtaaAGAAAATCAACGAACATAAAATATTGAAAGAAAATTTGTATTCAAGGTTGTCCATGTCtaaaatgcatgaaatgatTTATACACAATCTTCGAGACGCCACCCTAATAATCATGTCAATAATTAGGCttggcattttggacccaacctGTTAATCCGATCCGATCCAACctgttaatatttgtatttgagtgGATGCTTAATAGGTCGGGTCGCTAAcggatgaacccgttaaataacgggtcactttgggtccaCCCAttagcacccgttagttgaggatattttagtaattttagtaaagtcttaataacaaaaaataaactttatgcaaaaaaaaaaattataataattgttaacgggtgaaacgggtgacccgttagcttaacaggtcaggttcggatgacccgttagcttaacaggTTGGATTCAAGTGATCCGTTAACTTAACGAGTCGGATTAAatccgacccaaacccaataaacccaacTCGTTTACAGGTCTATCAataattataatactattacATTATTGGTTTCGAATGCCAATAATGTCTCATGGTGCATGGTAATATTTCCCAAGTCTCTCTCTTATGTTCACTTTTATGATTAGCAattgagaaatgctaaagagactcCCTCAAAAGTGGGATTCTTTATAGACTCCCCGTCACCTCATGTTTATAACACAATTCTCGTggcaacattataaaatattatgccaAAAACATGAGGTAGAGGAAAGTCCATGGAGAGCCTCACTTtgagtcttcttagcatttctttTTGTAATTTAGTAAGGCATTCCACAATGAAATAATGAGTGTAATGtccatatatataaatgaagCACTATGCGTTTGATTCATATTACACGATTATCATCGTGGTTTGGTTTGATAGGAGTGAGTTTTATATATTAAACGTGGGAGTGAGTCTAGTGTTTTTTTCTCTATCTTACCTTATGATTAGTTTAGttacctctttctctctctctctcgtcatTTAATATATAAGAATCACACTTGTGAATTGAACTCAAAAAATAAGAATCTCTTATTCCTGGTCTACTATAGGAGTTTTATTCCTGTTTTATTGATATCATACTCAATTTTTACAACTCAGTGGAGGCCTAAGGCAAAATGGTGTTTGTGGATCATGAAAGCCCAAATTGAGGGAGGATCTTAATCCAATTAAATGGGCCTATATTCATCAAACATTTACATTATCCAAAATCCATGCAATTCTCTCACCCTCTCTTCCCGTCAGTGCCTTATCTAAGCAAAACCGAAAGCTTTCAACTTCCTAAAAGCTACACTGCGAGCAAAGCAACAGAGAAGcacgtagagagagagagagagacatggcGTCTCTGGCTCAGCAATTCACAGGCTTAAGATGCTCACCGCTCTCAACCTCGCGGCTCTCGAAGCCCTCAATCCTTCCCAAGCAAAACAAAATGCCGGGTTTGCTCCCCATCGTCTCCGCCGCGGTCATCTCGAATGCGCAGACCAAAGAGCGCCTCAAGCTGAAGGAAATCTTCGAAGACGCCCACGAACGGTGTCGTACAGCCCCCATGGAAGGCGTCTCTTTCACTCTCGACTCCTTTTACAACGCTCTTGAGAAGTACGACTTCAATTCTGAGATTGGAACTAAGGTCTGCCTATCACCCTCTTGTTTTGGtaattcaaattttgtttcttttttttttttcacccatttGATTAAATGTGCAAAAGATTTGACGGGTATGAGCTGAAACGAAGAAATTATGTCTTTGTATGGAATTCGAGACATGGTCTGTGTCACTCGGCTCACATTAAGCATACCCACAAgaactttttcttcttcttttatgtGTAGAATCTAGAATTGCATAAAGTGTTGGAAAATGGGGACTATTTTGTTATGGTTTACATTGGCAATGTGTGCGGAAATTTCGGTTTTGagcttttcttcaattcattttctCACTTGGCACATAAGTTTACAATGTGAGCTTGAGTGAGGAACTGTTAACTGCATACAGTATATGTAATTTACTTGTGATTCCGTGGGAGATTATAATTTTGCGCATacggttttgttttgttgttttttttttttcaggtgaGGGGGACAGTTTTCAATATAGATAACAATGGAGCATTAGTTGACATTACTGCAAAGTCTTCAGCATACTTGCCTTTGCAAGAGGCATGCATTCACAAAATAAAGAGTGTGGAAGAAGTGGGCATGGTTCCCGGAGTGAGAGAGGAATTTGTGATTATAGGTGAAAATCAAGCTGACGACAGCTTGATCTTGAGCTTGAAGTCCATCCAGTATGACCTTGCGTGGGAAAGATGTAGACAGCTCCAAGCTGAGGATGTTGTTGTCAAGGGTAAGGTAGGTATCCGCTTCAAGTTTTCTTGCCCGTAATGTTAGTAGATTGGTCTTTGTCTATTAATGTCAAGAATTGGTATATTTCCAAGCATCAAGAGTTTGATATTTAGTACGCTTTCAGAcatttattcttcttctttgcagACAAGTTCACGATTTCAACTTTTTATTCAATCTATTCTTAGAAAGCTCCCTTAAAATGTATTTGTTCAGGTTGTTGGTGCGAACAAAGGTGGAGTGGTGGCTGTGGTGGAAGGCCTTAGAGGTTTTGTTCCTTTCTCACAGATATCAACAGTTAGTTCTTTAACCTGCCTCTTAATTTTCCAGTTCTTTAACCTGCCTCTTAATTTTCCAGTCTCTTCTTAGCTTGATACTTACGCAGTTACGTTATCTTTCTGTTTACTCTATTTGTGCGGTAAAATAATACAGTTGTAATGTaccttctctttttctttcgtgTTGGCCTTTTGCCCTTGTTAACCTAATACGAAAGAATACAACTGTAAGGAATACTAGCTCtgagtttgaattaattttGCAACTAAATGTTTCAGTATTTGAGTCACATTTACTTCTGGATGTACTAGAAATCAACCGCAGAAGATCTTCTTGAAAAGGAGATTCCTCTGAAGTTTGTGGAGGTTGATGAAGAACAGTCTAGGCTTGTTCTCAGTAACCGCAAGGCCATGGCAGACAACCAAGCACAGCTTGGAATTGGATCAGTTGTCATTGGAACTGTCCAGAGCCTGAAGCCATATGGTGCCTTTATCGACATTGGTGGAATCAATGGTCTTCTTCATGTTAGCCAGATCAGTCATGACCGAGTCTCAGATATTGCAACAGTTCTCCAACCTGGTGACACTCTCAAGGTATAGATACTATATCCTTTATCTTGTTACTTATTTTTCCACTCCGTTAAACATCTCTAAACTGTTACTCTTTTGTGTAGGTCATGATATTGAGCCATGACCGTGAGAGAGGCCGTGTAAGTCTATCTACCAAGAAGTTAGAACCTACTCCTGGTGACATGATCCGCAACCCAACACTTGTTTTCGAGAAGGTATTTTCTGGATAATACACCCCAAACATTTACTAGTTGCACTTGCTGGATGGTAAATTCTAGTAGTGAATCTCAGACTTATCTTCTTGATTTGTTTTTACCACAAATGTACATTTCTGCTATAAGATGTTTTGGCATGACATTGATCTCGTAGTTTAACCGAACAATGAAACCAGATAAATGACTGAATATATGTTTGTGATTCTGTTCTGTTAGGCGGAGGAAATGGCACAGACATTCAGGCAGAGAATTGCTCAAGCAGAAGCTATGGCTCGTGCGGACATGCTCCGTTTCCAACCAGAGGTACTTACTGGGCTATTATTTCCTTATAACAAGTTCTGACTTAATCTGAATGTCAAATGGAAAACGAA
The nucleotide sequence above comes from Malus sylvestris chromosome 16, drMalSylv7.2, whole genome shotgun sequence. Encoded proteins:
- the LOC126607045 gene encoding 30S ribosomal protein S1, chloroplastic-like; the protein is MASLAQQFTGLRCSPLSTSRLSKPSILPKQNKMPGLLPIVSAAVISNAQTKERLKLKEIFEDAHERCRTAPMEGVSFTLDSFYNALEKYDFNSEIGTKVRGTVFNIDNNGALVDITAKSSAYLPLQEACIHKIKSVEEVGMVPGVREEFVIIGENQADDSLILSLKSIQYDLAWERCRQLQAEDVVVKGKVVGANKGGVVAVVEGLRGFVPFSQISTKSTAEDLLEKEIPLKFVEVDEEQSRLVLSNRKAMADNQAQLGIGSVVIGTVQSLKPYGAFIDIGGINGLLHVSQISHDRVSDIATVLQPGDTLKVMILSHDRERGRVSLSTKKLEPTPGDMIRNPTLVFEKAEEMAQTFRQRIAQAEAMARADMLRFQPESGLTLSSDGILGPLTSDLPVEGLDLSDVPPAEVTD